A genome region from Hymenobacter tibetensis includes the following:
- a CDS encoding SDR family oxidoreductase — translation MKRILITGANRGLGLELTRQYLERGDTVFAATRQPDSATDLHQLHTQYADHLHLIQLDVTNEASIEAARQVVAGATESLDILINNAGIFPGAGPEDPAKQNLGGLTAATALTFLNVNAVGPLLVAQAFLELLKAANKARIISLSSGQGSLTWKASGEPYHYSASKAALNMYMRALAAEVGTYGVISVLVDPGWVQTRMGGDTAALPPADSARGIVRLTDQLHAEENGSFVTWQGQPVPW, via the coding sequence ATGAAACGCATTCTTATTACCGGGGCCAACCGGGGCCTGGGCCTGGAACTCACCCGCCAGTACTTGGAGCGCGGCGACACGGTATTCGCCGCCACCCGCCAACCGGACTCGGCCACCGACCTGCACCAACTGCACACCCAATACGCCGACCACCTGCACCTTATCCAGCTCGATGTAACCAATGAGGCTTCTATCGAGGCCGCGCGGCAGGTTGTGGCAGGCGCTACCGAGAGCTTGGATATCCTGATCAACAACGCCGGTATTTTCCCCGGAGCAGGACCCGAAGACCCGGCCAAGCAGAATCTGGGCGGTCTGACGGCGGCCACTGCGCTAACCTTTCTGAACGTAAACGCGGTAGGGCCGCTGCTGGTAGCGCAAGCATTTTTGGAGTTACTGAAAGCTGCCAACAAAGCGCGTATCATCAGCTTGTCGTCGGGCCAAGGCTCACTGACGTGGAAAGCTTCCGGCGAGCCGTATCACTACTCGGCCAGCAAAGCAGCCCTGAACATGTACATGCGAGCTTTGGCAGCGGAAGTGGGCACCTACGGTGTGATTTCGGTATTGGTGGATCCGGGCTGGGTGCAAACCCGCATGGGTGGCGACACCGCCGCGCTACCTCCCGCCGATTCTGCCCGTGGCATTGTCCGCCTCACCGATCAGCTGCATGCCGAAGAGAATGGCAGCTTCGTAACCTGGCAAGGCCAACCGGTGCCCTGGTAG
- a CDS encoding DUF4394 domain-containing protein yields MLENVTRWTTACKSVAFGALLAGATALPAAAQTIYGLGGTAGASTLLSFAAATPGTLLGTTPITGVSTGQTVVGLDFRPNTGELFALGYDATAQTGRLYTINLTTGVATGIGAAAVAMPLGDAGARIGFDFNPTVDRIRVVSSTGVNVRLNPVTGTVAVTDTNLAYATTDTNAGAVPGVGAVAYTNSYIGSTSTLLYDIDETVSRLLTQNPPNNGTLNTVGTLTTTTTGTGQSTDLDIYFNPTTGANTAYLSASVAGVAGFSATLYTLDLTTAATTSVGAIGGGIVDVRDIAVQITRPATLPAITGQLAYGLAGTNLLTFDTAQPTLIRTSVGITGVVANQTLVGMDVRPATNTLVALGYNATDQTATIYNVNSATGVAQPVNATPFALALGAGSIGFDFNPTVDRIRVVGANRANFRLSPIDGTVAATDGQLTYAAGDANAAATPSVGAAAYTNSATGTPPTTTELFVYDEALNVLALQSPPNNGTLNTRGATTLTATVARDVDMDIFTSGTTNTAYLVANSATNANTNFYTLDTSTGAATLVAPVGNGIAIRDIAIAAATGVVNSSRKTELATSLSLYPNPLAGEARVSFGLPRAARVLLTVTDALGRTVDTVDAGLLSAGQQSVRWSRKNQAAGIYFFRLSFDGQPAGTRQGVLTE; encoded by the coding sequence ATGCTAGAAAACGTTACTCGCTGGACTACCGCCTGCAAAAGCGTAGCCTTTGGCGCCTTGTTGGCTGGTGCTACTGCACTGCCTGCCGCTGCTCAAACCATCTATGGCCTTGGCGGCACTGCTGGAGCTAGCACCTTGCTTTCATTTGCTGCTGCCACTCCTGGCACGTTGCTTGGCACTACCCCCATTACGGGCGTTAGCACTGGGCAGACAGTGGTAGGTCTTGATTTTCGGCCCAACACAGGGGAGTTGTTTGCCCTCGGCTATGACGCTACCGCCCAGACTGGCCGGCTTTATACCATAAACCTGACTACGGGGGTAGCTACCGGAATTGGTGCTGCCGCGGTTGCTATGCCGCTAGGCGACGCCGGAGCCCGCATCGGCTTCGACTTCAATCCCACCGTTGACCGGATTCGGGTGGTTAGCTCTACAGGAGTTAACGTACGGCTGAACCCGGTAACAGGTACAGTAGCTGTAACCGACACCAACTTAGCTTATGCTACCACCGACACAAATGCTGGTGCAGTACCTGGTGTAGGTGCAGTAGCGTACACCAATTCCTACATTGGTAGCACCTCGACCCTCCTCTACGATATCGACGAGACAGTAAGTCGCTTGCTCACGCAGAACCCGCCCAATAATGGCACCCTGAACACGGTAGGCACTCTAACTACCACCACCACCGGCACCGGCCAAAGTACCGATCTGGACATTTACTTCAACCCAACCACTGGAGCCAATACCGCATACCTATCTGCGTCAGTTGCTGGCGTAGCAGGCTTTAGTGCTACCCTTTACACTTTAGACCTTACTACAGCAGCTACTACTTCGGTAGGAGCTATTGGGGGCGGCATAGTAGATGTGCGCGACATTGCCGTGCAAATAACCCGTCCGGCTACTCTCCCGGCTATCACGGGGCAGTTGGCTTACGGACTTGCCGGCACCAATTTGCTTACATTCGATACGGCACAGCCAACGCTGATTCGCACTTCGGTAGGCATTACGGGCGTAGTTGCCAATCAAACCTTGGTGGGCATGGACGTACGGCCCGCAACCAATACGCTGGTAGCACTGGGGTACAACGCAACAGATCAAACAGCCACGATATACAATGTAAACTCGGCTACGGGTGTAGCCCAGCCCGTAAATGCCACGCCATTTGCTTTGGCGCTTGGCGCAGGTAGCATCGGCTTCGATTTCAACCCAACCGTCGACCGTATCCGGGTGGTAGGCGCCAACCGGGCCAATTTCCGTCTGAGTCCTATTGATGGCACTGTTGCCGCTACTGATGGCCAACTGACTTACGCTGCCGGCGATGCTAATGCTGCTGCCACTCCTTCTGTTGGAGCAGCAGCGTACACCAACAGTGCTACCGGTACTCCTCCTACCACAACAGAACTGTTCGTGTATGACGAGGCGCTGAATGTTCTGGCGTTGCAAAGCCCACCAAACAACGGTACGCTGAACACCAGAGGTGCTACCACCCTGACAGCCACCGTTGCCCGCGACGTAGACATGGACATCTTTACCAGCGGCACTACCAACACCGCTTACTTGGTTGCCAACTCGGCTACAAACGCTAACACCAACTTCTATACCCTTGACACCAGCACTGGGGCCGCCACGCTAGTGGCACCAGTAGGCAATGGTATTGCTATACGCGACATTGCTATAGCCGCAGCAACTGGTGTGGTTAACTCTAGCCGCAAGACGGAACTGGCTACTAGCCTGTCACTCTATCCGAACCCACTGGCTGGCGAGGCCCGGGTATCGTTTGGCCTTCCCCGCGCCGCCCGCGTGCTACTAACGGTAACAGACGCTTTGGGCCGCACAGTTGACACCGTGGATGCTGGGTTGCTGTCCGCTGGTCAGCAGTCGGTACGCTGGAGCCGCAAGAATCAGGCAGCTGGCATCTACTTCTTCCGCCTCAGCTTCGATGGCCAGCCTGCTGGCACTCGCCAAGGTGTACTCACCGAGTAG